The proteins below come from a single Desulfobacterales bacterium genomic window:
- a CDS encoding MTH1187 family thiamine-binding protein translates to MSTIVEFSIFPMDKGESLSPYVARALKLIQDSGLPYELNPMGTCVEGDWGEVMALVDRCFQALEKDCNRINLSLKADYRKGPAGRMQSKMASVKEKLK, encoded by the coding sequence ATGAGCACCATTGTTGAGTTTTCAATTTTTCCGATGGACAAGGGCGAAAGCCTGAGCCCGTATGTGGCCCGGGCGTTAAAACTGATTCAAGACAGCGGTCTGCCCTACGAGTTGAATCCCATGGGCACCTGTGTGGAAGGGGATTGGGGTGAGGTGATGGCTCTGGTGGATCGTTGCTTTCAGGCCCTTGAAAAGGATTGCAACCGCATCAATTTGTCCCTCAAAGCCGACTATCGCAAAGGGCCCGCCGGCCGCATGCAAAGTAAAATGGCCTCCGTCAAGGAAAAATTGAAATAA